TCCGCCTCGACCTCGCGAACATCCAGGGGACCGAGTTCCAGGTACCCGATACGGCCCGCGAGGCTCTCTCCAGACTGGCGTAGCAGTTCGAGCGAGGCGGATCCGAGGATGAGGAATTGTCCGGCCTGCTCACCCCCCCAGATCCTCCGGTCGATGATCCCGCGCAGTTCACGGAACAACTCGGGCGCTCGCTGAATCTCGTCCAGTACGACGAGTCGGTCCTTCACTCCCTTGAGATAACCCGATCCCTCGGCCAGCCGTGCGAGATCCGCGGGATTCTCCAGATCCAGGTACAGACCGCCGGCCACCCGGCCGGGCTCCCCGTGGGCGCCCTCCTCCCGGGAATCCGCGATAGCTCGCGCCAACGTCGTCTTCCCGACCTGGCGCGGACCGAGGAGTCCGACCGCCGGAAAGAGCGAGAGGTGCTCTTCCACCTGCGGCCCCAGCAACCGGGGGATCATCGCACTGTTCATGCTTGGATTTTAGGAATGCAATACCGAATTTACAAGGTTCGATGATCGCGCGAGGCTTCGCCCGGACACGGAACGACGGGGGCCGGGCGGGGTGGCGCTTGCCTCGGAAGGTGGGACGGGGAGAGCATAGCAGCACCGTGTGATCGAGGGGCAACGCTGAGGGGAGCGGCCGAATGCGAAGGCCAGTGGCTGGGCGGAGCAGTTGATGCGACGCGGGATCGCGCTGCGCCGCCTCGTGATCGGCGTCGTCGGGGGCCTGGGCGCCCTGGGGGCCATCGCCGCGGCGGACTGCGGGGGCGGGGGGCAGCGGACGCTCTCGATCGCGACCGGGAATACGAACGGGCTCTACTACCCGCTCGGGGGCGGGCTCGCCTCCATCTGGTCGCGGCACGTGGACGGCGTGAACATGAAGGCCGAGACGACGGCCGGCTCCGTGACGAACCTCATCCAGGTCGCCAAGGGGGAGAGCGAGGTCGGCTTCACCCAGGCCGACGCGCTCGCCGCGGCGCTGGCCGGCAGCGGGCGCTTCCCGGAGCCCATGCCGCTCGCCTCCCTGGGGAAGCTCTATCCCAACGTCGTTCACCTCGTGACGACCCGGAACACGGGGATCGAATCGGTACACGATCTCCGCGGGCGCCGCGTGTCCGTCGGCCCGCCGGGGTCGGGGAACGCGGTCACCGCCTGGAACGTGCTCGAGGCGATGGGGATCGGGGAGTCCGACTTCACCGTGCGGCAGCTCAACTACGCGCAGATGTCGAACGGGCTCAAGGACGGGACGCTGGATGCCGGATTCATCGCGGGCGGCCTCGGGATGCCCGCCGTGGTCGAGATCGGCGTCTCGCGGGACATGGTCCTCGTTCCCTTCTCGGAGGATGAGATCGCGACGATCGTCCGGTCGGAGCCCGCCTACAGCGGCTTCCGTGTGCCACCCGGCGTCTACCGCGGCGTCGACGAGCCGGTGCTCACGCCGACGCTCTGGAACCTGGTCGTCGTCCACCGCGCGATGGAGGACGGGCTCGCCTACGACCTCACGCGGACGATGCTGGAACGCCGCGAGGATCTCGAGAACATCTCCGGCGTGGCGAGCTTCATCACGCCGCCCTCGGCGCGTGACGTGGGCGACTTCCCGCTCCACCCCGGCGCCCTGCGCTACTTCGACGAGATTCTGGCGCGTTGACGGCCCGGCCGCCGTGGCGGCGCATCCTCTTCGCCCTCGCGGTGGGGCTCTCCCTCTTCCAGCTCTGGCAGAGCACGACCGGCACGCTCTCGGCCACGCTCGGCCGGCCGATCCACCTCGCCTGGGTCGTCGTCCTCACCTTTCTCGCCAAGCCCTCGTGGACGGGGGAGGGCCCCGCGCCCCGCTGGTGCCTGTGGCTCGATGCGGCCCTGGCGCTGGTCGCCCTCTACTGCGGGTGGGTCATCGTGGGCTTCGACTACCGCGGGGTCGACCACATCCTGTACGGGCTCACGACGCACGACCTGATCGCGGGCCTCGTGTTCGTCATCCTCCTCTTCGAGGCGACGCGCCGCGCCGTGGGCTGGGTGATGGTCGCCGTGGGCCTCGTCTTCCTACTCTACGCGGGGTTCGGGGATCTGCTGCCGGACGTGATCGCGAATCGCGGCTTCACGCTGGAGCGCATCCTCCGCTTCCAGATCTTCACGGGGTCGGGCCTGTTCGGGACGCCGCTGGGGATCGCGGCGGGGACCGTGTTCATCTTCGTGCTCTTCGGCGCCTTCCTCGAGGTGACGGGGGCGGGGCGCTTCTTCATCGACCTAGCCTTCGCCGCCGCGGGCCGGTTCCGGGGCGGGCCGGCCAAGGCGAGCGTCATCGCCTCCGCGGCCATGGGGTCGATCTCGGGCTCGGCGATCGCGAACACGGTGACGACGGGCGCGCTCACGATCCCGATGATGAAGAAGCTCGGCTACCGTCCGGAACAGGCGGGCGGGATCGAGGCGGCCGCGTCCACCGGAGGCCAGATCATGCCGCCGATCATGGGCGCCGGCGCGTTCATCATGGCGGACTTCACGAACACGCCGTACCGGGAGATCGTGGCGCTCTCCATCGCGCCCGCGATCCTCTACTTCGGGTGCACGCTCCTCTTCGTCCACCTCATGGCCCTGAAACTGGGACTTCGGGGGATGAAGAACCCGCCGCCGGTGCGGCGCACGCTGCGCGAGGGCGTCCACTTCCTGCTTCCGCTCGGGCTCGTGGTGGCGCTCCTCCTCCTCAACTATTCACCGCCGCTCGTCGGGGCCGTGGGGTGCCTCGCGGTCGTCGTCACGGGGATGGCGCGGAAGCGGACGCGGGTCGGCTGGCGCACGATCCTGGAGGGGCTGCGGACCGGGGCCGTCCTGGCGCTGCCGATCTCGCTGGCGTGCGCCACGGCCGGGATCGTCGTGGGCGTGATCGGCCAGACCGGGATCGGCCTCCAGTTCACGGAGTCCGTCGTCCAGGCGGCGGGCGGGCTGCTCTGGCTCGCGCTCATCTTCATCGCGATCGCGGCGCTTGTCCTCGGGATGGGACTGCCCGTGACCGCGGCCTACATCGTGATCTCGGTCATGGCGGCGCCCGCGCTCGAGGGACTCGGCCTCTCCCTCCTCGTCGCGCACATGATCATCTTCTGGCTCTCGCAGACGTCGAACGTGACGCCGCCCATCGCGCTCGCCGCCTTCGCGGGGGCGGGGGTAGCGGGTTCCGCGCCCATGCGGACGGCGACCCAAGCCGTGAAGCTCTCGCTCGGCTTCTTCATCGTGCCCGCGATGATGGCCTACTCGGCGCTGATCCTCGTGGACGGCACCGCCGTGACGGACTTCGTCTTCGCCATCGTCTGCACCGTGGCGCTCATCTCGGTCGCGGCGTACGCGATCGAAGGGTTCGCGCTGGCCGCGTGCGGCGCCGCAGAACGCGCCCTGTTCGGGCTCGCGGGCGCCCTCATCCTCGTCCCGAACGCCGCGGCCCGGATCGCCGGCGTCCTGCTGGGCGCCGCCGTGTTCGCCTTCCACGCCCGGACGGGATCCCAAGAGAATCGCTTACATGGCCAAAAGACCGTTTAGAAATCGCCTGTTGCCTGAAAAAACGCTTAGTAATCGCCCGTTGCCGGTCAAAACGACTACGCTTCTCCCCTCTCTCCGCCGCGTCAGTCTCCTCGCGCCTCGGCGGCGGCGCGGCGCATCGCCTTCTTGCGCTCGATCGGGTCGAGCTTGCGCTTGCGGAGGCGGATCGCGTCGGGCGTGACCTCGATCAATTCGTCGTCGTTGATGAACTCGAGGGCGAGTTCGAGCGTCAGTTCGCGCGGCGACTCCAGGCGCACGTTCTCGTCCGCGGCGGCGGCGCGCATGTTCGTGAGCTTCTTGCCCTTCGACACGTTCACTTCCAGGTCGCCGGCGCGGACGTGCTCGCCCACGATCATCCCGCTGTAGACCTCGACGCCGGGGCCGATCAGCATTTCGGCCCGCTCCTGCAGGTTGAAGAGGGCGAAAGACACCGAGGTCCCGGGGCGGTCCGCGACGAGCACGCCCCGGCGCCGGTGTTCGAGGTGTCCGGCGCGGGGGCCGTATTCGAGGAAGCGGTGGTGCAACTGGCCCTCGCCGCGCGTGTCGGTGAGGAACTCGGAGCGGTATCCGAACAGGCCGCGGGACGGGAGCTTGAAATCCAGGCGCACCGGGCCCTGGTCCGTCGGCCGCATCGAGATGAGTTCGGCCCGCCGGCTTCCCATCTTCTCCATCACCACGCCGACCATCCCGGACGGGACCTCGATCACGGCCTCCTCGTACGGCTCGAGGACCTCCCCGTCGGGTCCCTCGCGCAGGATGACGCGGGGGCGCGAGACGGAGAACTCGTACCCCTCCCGCCGCATCGTTTCCATGAGGATGGTGAGGTGGAGTTCCCCGCGGCCCGAGACGGAGAAGGTGTCGGGGGCGTCGGTGGGCTCGACGCGGAGAGCCACGTTCCGCTCCAGTTCCCGGAAGAGGCGCTGGCGCAGTTGCCGGGTCGTGACGTACTTGCCCGTTCGCCCGGCGAAGGGGGCGTCGTTGACCCGGAAATCCACCGCGAGCGTGGGCCGCTCCACGGCGATCCCCCGGAGACGCTCCCTGTGGCCGGGGTCCGTGATCGTCTGGCCGATCTCCACGCCTTCGAGTCCCGCCAGCGCCACGATGTCGCCGGCGCTCGCGCGCGGCGTTTCGACCCGCTTCAGCCCGTCGAAGCCGTAGATCTTGAGCACCCGGGCCGGGAGCGCCTCGTCTGCGGGCACGGTGCCGGGCTCTCCGAGCGGAAGCAGCACGACCCCGTCCCCCTCCGCCACCGCGCCCCGCTCGATGCGGCCGATCGCGATGCGCCCCACGTAACTGGAGTGGTCCAGCGTCGAGGCCAGCATCTGGAACGGCCCTTCGGGGTCGCCGGCGGGGGAGGGGACCGCCGCCACGATCGTCTCGAACAACGGCTCCAGGTCTCCGCCGCGCGCCTCGCTGTCGGGCGATGCCCAGCCGTCCCGCGCACTCGCGTAGAGGAACGGGGCGTCGAGCTGGGCCTCGGTGGCGTCCAGCTCCAGGAACAGTTCCAGCACATCGTCGTGTACTTCGGTGGCGCGCTGGTCGGGGCGGTCCACCTTGTTGATCACGACCACGGGCGCGAGCCCCAGGGCGAGGGCCTTCCGCGTGACGAAGCGCGTCTGCGGCATGGGCCCTTCGGCCGCGTCCACGAGGAGGAGTACGCCGTCCACCATGCGGAGGATGCGCTCGACCTCGCCGCCGAAGTCCGCGTGGCCGGGCGTGTCGACGATGTTGATCCTCGTCTCGCCCCAGCGCACGGCCGTGTTCTTCGACAGGATCGTGATGCCGCGTTCGCGCTCCAGCGGGTTGGAGTCCATGACGCGTTCCTCGACCCGCTCGTGCGACTGGAATGCGCCCGCCTGCCGCAGCATGTGGTCGACGAGCGTCGTCTTCCCGTGATCGACGTGGGCGATGATCGCAATGTTCCTGATCTTCCCGGGCGGGGGCGCCACGCAGGCCTCGACTTCCGCGTACTCGCGGTTGGGGGGAAACGGCGGGGAATCGCGGGGATATTCTACCGTCGCCGGCGCCGAACGACAAAGCTGCGCGGGCTGCGAGGGCGTGTGCACGGCGGCGAGGGCGACACTAGGTTGCCGCGGCGATTCTGGCGCGGCCGGAGGTGCGAGCTGAGAACAAAACGATGGATGGCGGTGGCCGGATTGTCGGTCGTCTTCGTCTGGGTCTCGATCTGGTTCCGCTTCCGGGAGTCCGGGCCTCCGCCGCCGCCCCCCGAACCTCCCGATCTCCGCCTGTGGGATTTCCTCGGCTGCCGGCACCTCCAGTTCGACACCTGGCTCGCGGATGAGGGCGGGGAGTCTCCCGAAGCCGACCCGCCCGTCGTGCGGTCGCTCATGCTGTTCGCCGACTCCGTCGACGCGTACGGGCGGGCCATGACCGCCTACAGGGCCGTCCCTCTCGCGGGCGACGGAGATCTCTCCGGCCTGGAGACGCGCTGGTTCACGCGGGCGGACACCCTCTGGGTCGTGTGGTCGAGTCCCGAGGTGCGGGGCGCGGTGGCGCTGCGCCGCAGTCGCGGGGAGATGGTCGGACGGGCGGTGGCGCGGCTACGTGGACAGGCGGCGGCCGCATCCCCGGCGGGTGACGCTGCGATTCAGGCCCGGGCGACGTCCTGGGAGGTGAACTGCCACTCCCTGCGTCCCAACCGGATCGGCCCCGTCGACCGCTAGTCCACCGAACGCCCGCCCGCCGTAACGCCGGCCCGCCGTGGGGCCGGGTCCTGGCCAGCGGCTTTAGAGGAACGAGGGATCGAAGCTGTCGGAGGCTTCTTCGTCCTCCTCGCGGACCAGGGTGAGGATCGCGCCCTGCGGTGCGACGAGGTATTGGGTGCCCTCGAAGGTGATCTCCACCGCGGCCTTCCGGAAGAAGAGGGCGTAGTCGCCCGGCCGCGCCTGCATCGGGAGATAGCGGGCTTCGGTGGCGCCGATCTTCCAGGGCTCGTCCCCGAGTTCGGCGGGCGGACCGACCGGCGTTCCGGGGCCGACGGCCACCACCGTCCCCGCCTGCACGGCCTGCTTGTCGATCGCCGTGGGAGGCAGGTAGAGGCCGACGTTCGTGCGGTCCTCGCCCTCCAGCGGCTCAATGAGCACGCGGTCGCCGACGACGATGAGTTTCTTCTCGCTCATGCGGCACGATAGGGAACCGCGACGACCCCGGACAGGCTGATCAGTCGGTCCTCGAACGCTCGTCGGCGATGAAGCTGTCGACGCTCTCGGGGAGAAGGAGGTTGTCGGCGATGCGGGCGATCTCCTCCGCCTCGCGCCACCGCGCCTCCAGTTCCTTCAGTTCGCCCTCCAGGGCTTCGCGCTCGGCCTGCTCGTGCGTCGCCATCTCGATGGCCAGCCGCATGTCCACCTTGAGACCCGCCAAGGTTCCGGGAAGCGGCTTCATAAGATTCTCGACCTTCTTCGGGGGGAGATCCGCCTTTCCCGAACCGGAGAAGTCGCTGATGGCGCGGCGAGCCGCCCGCGGCAGGAAAGCCTCCGGATGTCCGGCCTCTTCGATCCGCTCGACGGCGGCGCGGATCGCCTTCCGGGCCCCGCCACTCCGGTTGGCGTGGGCCATGAGCTGGCCCGCGAGGCCGATCGCTTCGCTCCCGTGCACGATCATCGTATGTCGGCGGTTCTTGCGCTTGCGGGTCTTCCCCCACTTGTCCCAGCCCGGGATGTGATCGACGCGGAGGTCCCATCCCGATGCATCAGGGCCGGGTACCAGGCGCGACGTGTAGAGGTGTTTCCGCTGTATTCGGATGGGATCGCCGTGCTCGTCCCTGAGACGGAGAAGGACGCGATCGCGATACCAGGCTTGAGCCCCCTGGAAGAGCCCCGGGAAGATGCCGCCCATCGCGAACCCGGCGATCGTGCCGCCGACGACGACCCCACCCGCCACCGCCCCGACGGCCCCGGTGACGAGCGCGGCGCGGCGGCGGCGCCGGCCGAACTGGTCGCCGTAGCGCCAGGCGGCGAACTCCTGGCGGACGGGGTCGCCGACGCGGACGAGTTCGAGGCCCTCCTTGAGCTTCGCGAGGCCGATGTTGTCGGAGGCGACCCGCATGCGGGTGCTCTCGAAGGCGCGCTCGCAGGCTTCGATCGCCTCCCAGCGCGTCTCCAGCGGCGACAGGTTCCAGCGCTCGCAGCGCCGGCACACGACCCAGAGCCGTCCCTTCGCCCCGTCGAACGCCAGGCGCCGGCCGACCGGGAACTCCTCGATGGCCTCGTTCCGGCCGAGGTCGCCGTGGCAGAAGATGCACGTCGAATACATTCAGGCGTTCTTCATCGCGTTCGCGGGTTCCACGTCGCGAGGCGCGGGGTCGCCGCCGGGACGCGCGCGCTCTTCGTCGATGAAGTCGTCGACACTATCCGGCACGAAGAGGTTGTCGGCGATGCGGGCGATCTCCTCCGCCTCCCGCCACCGTGCCTCGAGTTCTTTCAGTTCCCCTTCGAGCGCCTGCCGCTCGGCCTCCTCGTGCGTCGCCATCTCGATCGCCAGCCGCAGACCGGGGGCCAGGCCGGCGAGGGAACCCGGCAGGGGCTTCCGGAGCTTTTCCAGTTCTCTGGCGGCAATTTCCTCCCGGCGGCGGTCTCCGAGGGAAGGCGAGCTGCGCGTAGCCAAGCCGGAACGGCGGATGGCGCGCTGCGCGAGTTCCGCGGCTTCCGGGAGGAATGCCTCCGGATGGCCGGCGCGCTCGATGCGGCGCACGGCCCCGCGGATCTCGTCCTTCTTGCCCCCGCGGCGGTTGGCCTGCGCCATCAGCTGTCCGGCCAGCCCGAGCGCCTCGCGGCCGTGCACGATCATCGTCTTCCGCCTACTCCCTCCCTCCCGGCCGGGAAGGTGATCGACGCGCAAGCCCCAGCCGCGCCCCTCGTCATCCGGCACGAGGCAGGATGTATAGAGGTGTTTTCGCTGGATCCGAACCGGCGTGCCTCGCGGGTCCCGGGTGCGAAGGATGATGCGATTGCGGTACCACCTCTGTGACATCCTGGTCCCGATCCACAGTCCGCCCAACGAGACGAACCCTCCGGCCCAGAGCGCCCCGACGGCGGCTGCCCCGGCCCCGGTGATGAGCATGGCCCGCTTGCGGCGCCGGCCGAACTGGTCGCCGTAGCGCCAGGCGGCGAACTCCTGGCGCAGAGGATCTCCGACGCGGACGAGTTCGAGACCCTCCTTGAGCTTCGCGAGGCCGATGTTGTCGGAGGCGACCCGCATGCGCGTGGTCTCGAAGGCGCGTTCGCAAGCTTCGATCGCCTCCCAGCGCGTCTCCAGCGGCGAGAGGTTCCAGCGCTCGCAGCGCCGGCACACGACCCACAGCCGTCCCCGGGCGCCATCGAAGGCCAGACGGCGCCCGACGGGGAACTCCTCGATGGCCTCGTTCCGCTTGAGGTCGGCGTGGCAGAAGATGCAGGTCGTATACATGCGCCTCCAATGTCGTGGACTGGCTCGGTCGGGGATACCCGCGACCGCCGCCACTTCTTCGTATGCAGACTTGCGATATA
The nucleotide sequence above comes from Candidatus Palauibacter scopulicola. Encoded proteins:
- a CDS encoding TAXI family TRAP transporter solute-binding subunit, whose product is MRRGIALRRLVIGVVGGLGALGAIAAADCGGGGQRTLSIATGNTNGLYYPLGGGLASIWSRHVDGVNMKAETTAGSVTNLIQVAKGESEVGFTQADALAAALAGSGRFPEPMPLASLGKLYPNVVHLVTTRNTGIESVHDLRGRRVSVGPPGSGNAVTAWNVLEAMGIGESDFTVRQLNYAQMSNGLKDGTLDAGFIAGGLGMPAVVEIGVSRDMVLVPFSEDEIATIVRSEPAYSGFRVPPGVYRGVDEPVLTPTLWNLVVVHRAMEDGLAYDLTRTMLERREDLENISGVASFITPPSARDVGDFPLHPGALRYFDEILAR
- a CDS encoding TRAP transporter fused permease subunit → MTARPPWRRILFALAVGLSLFQLWQSTTGTLSATLGRPIHLAWVVVLTFLAKPSWTGEGPAPRWCLWLDAALALVALYCGWVIVGFDYRGVDHILYGLTTHDLIAGLVFVILLFEATRRAVGWVMVAVGLVFLLYAGFGDLLPDVIANRGFTLERILRFQIFTGSGLFGTPLGIAAGTVFIFVLFGAFLEVTGAGRFFIDLAFAAAGRFRGGPAKASVIASAAMGSISGSAIANTVTTGALTIPMMKKLGYRPEQAGGIEAAASTGGQIMPPIMGAGAFIMADFTNTPYREIVALSIAPAILYFGCTLLFVHLMALKLGLRGMKNPPPVRRTLREGVHFLLPLGLVVALLLLNYSPPLVGAVGCLAVVVTGMARKRTRVGWRTILEGLRTGAVLALPISLACATAGIVVGVIGQTGIGLQFTESVVQAAGGLLWLALIFIAIAALVLGMGLPVTAAYIVISVMAAPALEGLGLSLLVAHMIIFWLSQTSNVTPPIALAAFAGAGVAGSAPMRTATQAVKLSLGFFIVPAMMAYSALILVDGTAVTDFVFAIVCTVALISVAAYAIEGFALAACGAAERALFGLAGALILVPNAAARIAGVLLGAAVFAFHARTGSQENRLHGQKTV
- the typA gene encoding translational GTPase TypA, giving the protein MAPPPGKIRNIAIIAHVDHGKTTLVDHMLRQAGAFQSHERVEERVMDSNPLERERGITILSKNTAVRWGETRINIVDTPGHADFGGEVERILRMVDGVLLLVDAAEGPMPQTRFVTRKALALGLAPVVVINKVDRPDQRATEVHDDVLELFLELDATEAQLDAPFLYASARDGWASPDSEARGGDLEPLFETIVAAVPSPAGDPEGPFQMLASTLDHSSYVGRIAIGRIERGAVAEGDGVVLLPLGEPGTVPADEALPARVLKIYGFDGLKRVETPRASAGDIVALAGLEGVEIGQTITDPGHRERLRGIAVERPTLAVDFRVNDAPFAGRTGKYVTTRQLRQRLFRELERNVALRVEPTDAPDTFSVSGRGELHLTILMETMRREGYEFSVSRPRVILREGPDGEVLEPYEEAVIEVPSGMVGVVMEKMGSRRAELISMRPTDQGPVRLDFKLPSRGLFGYRSEFLTDTRGEGQLHHRFLEYGPRAGHLEHRRRGVLVADRPGTSVSFALFNLQERAEMLIGPGVEVYSGMIVGEHVRAGDLEVNVSKGKKLTNMRAAAADENVRLESPRELTLELALEFINDDELIEVTPDAIRLRKRKLDPIERKKAMRRAAAEARGD
- a CDS encoding co-chaperone GroES family protein is translated as MSEKKLIVVGDRVLIEPLEGEDRTNVGLYLPPTAIDKQAVQAGTVVAVGPGTPVGPPAELGDEPWKIGATEARYLPMQARPGDYALFFRKAAVEITFEGTQYLVAPQGAILTLVREEDEEASDSFDPSFL